One window from the genome of Thalassospira xiamenensis M-5 = DSM 17429 encodes:
- a CDS encoding CHASE2 domain-containing protein, with product MTDQPNTPGRLSRARVTLWLHYLVPLAVLLVCVVLRWQDVPLVGQLRMSVFDTYQRIAPRAFEDAGVRIIDIDERSLDEMGQWPWPRTRLAELIYRLRLAGAQVVGFDIVFAEPDRTSPARVVHDWPKNDNSDALAKLAETLPDHDLLFAEFINGVGQVVTAAQLTSQPFSTLPRQVGNFSVGGEAGRHLADFIPVLSGATANLSVIEEAAAGNAIINVSPEQDGVVRRVPLMLALDHEEPLIGKPVYPTLSMEVFRILQDAPRTMNVRLSGASGTTRWTTAEGVEAIRVGEVTIPTDQSGHMWVHFAGHRAERYISAADVIKGNLPERALENTVVLIGTSAAGLLDLRSTPLDPVLPGVEIHAEMLEQMLLGQFLTRPYWVAEIETLVLLLVGLFFVLAIPKLGAVWPAIIGGTMTVAAGGFSWWAYSSHQILIDPVYGAVSLVAVYLIASSIGFMRTEGERKQVRAAFANYLSPALVEQLARHPERLKLGGETRDMTLLFCDVRGFTSISEGFKSNPQGLTRLINRLLTPLSKAILDREGTIDKYMGDCIMAFWNAPLDVPAHARRACESALAMFDALEHLNARRAEEATEEGQDYLPLNIGIGINSGNCLVGNMGSDQRFDYSVLGDAVNLASRLEGQSKNYGVGIVIGEETARQAADGFAILELDLIAVKGKSEAVRIFTLLGDSTIAHSAEFADLLDRHMEMIQSYRLQDWDGTERLIDECINLATDMIGQFDLAGLYGLYRDRIATFRASPPPPDWDGVFVATSK from the coding sequence GTGACCGATCAACCAAACACACCCGGACGCCTTTCACGCGCACGCGTGACCTTGTGGCTGCATTATCTGGTGCCGCTGGCCGTGCTTCTGGTTTGTGTGGTTCTGCGCTGGCAGGATGTGCCGCTGGTCGGGCAGTTGCGGATGTCGGTGTTTGATACCTATCAGCGGATCGCGCCGCGTGCGTTCGAGGATGCGGGTGTCAGGATCATTGATATTGACGAGCGCAGCCTTGACGAAATGGGGCAATGGCCGTGGCCGCGCACGAGGCTTGCGGAACTGATTTACAGGTTGCGGCTGGCAGGCGCGCAGGTTGTCGGTTTCGATATCGTGTTTGCCGAGCCGGACCGCACATCGCCCGCACGGGTCGTGCATGACTGGCCCAAAAATGATAACAGCGACGCCTTGGCAAAACTTGCCGAAACCCTGCCTGATCATGATTTGCTGTTTGCCGAGTTTATCAATGGTGTCGGGCAGGTGGTTACCGCCGCCCAACTGACATCACAACCGTTCAGCACCCTGCCCCGGCAGGTCGGCAATTTCAGCGTTGGCGGCGAAGCCGGTCGGCATCTGGCGGATTTCATTCCGGTTCTTTCGGGGGCGACCGCGAACCTTTCGGTGATTGAGGAAGCCGCCGCCGGCAATGCGATCATTAATGTATCGCCCGAGCAGGACGGGGTTGTGCGCCGGGTTCCGCTGATGCTAGCGCTTGATCACGAGGAACCGCTGATCGGCAAGCCGGTTTACCCGACGCTTTCGATGGAAGTTTTCCGTATTCTTCAGGATGCCCCGCGCACCATGAATGTGCGGCTATCGGGAGCGAGCGGCACAACGCGATGGACCACCGCCGAAGGCGTTGAAGCCATCCGGGTTGGCGAGGTCACCATCCCCACCGATCAATCGGGCCATATGTGGGTCCATTTCGCCGGGCACCGCGCCGAACGATATATTTCCGCCGCCGACGTGATCAAAGGCAACCTTCCCGAACGGGCCCTTGAAAACACGGTTGTTCTGATTGGCACCAGTGCGGCGGGGTTGCTTGATTTGCGATCCACGCCGCTTGATCCGGTTCTGCCCGGTGTTGAAATCCATGCCGAGATGTTAGAGCAGATGCTTCTGGGCCAGTTCCTGACGCGGCCATATTGGGTTGCGGAGATCGAGACGCTTGTATTGTTGCTGGTGGGGCTGTTTTTCGTGCTGGCGATCCCGAAGCTTGGTGCGGTCTGGCCGGCAATCATTGGTGGCACCATGACCGTGGCAGCAGGCGGGTTTTCATGGTGGGCCTATAGCAGCCATCAAATCCTGATCGATCCGGTTTACGGCGCGGTGTCGCTGGTGGCGGTTTATCTGATTGCCAGTTCAATCGGCTTCATGCGCACCGAAGGCGAACGCAAACAGGTGCGCGCGGCCTTTGCCAACTATCTGTCACCAGCACTGGTTGAACAGCTTGCCCGCCACCCGGAACGTTTGAAACTGGGCGGAGAAACCCGCGACATGACATTGCTGTTTTGCGATGTGCGCGGGTTTACCTCGATCTCGGAGGGGTTCAAATCCAACCCGCAGGGATTGACCCGCCTGATCAACCGGTTGCTCACCCCGCTTAGCAAGGCGATTCTGGACCGCGAAGGCACCATCGACAAATATATGGGCGACTGCATCATGGCGTTCTGGAACGCGCCGCTTGACGTGCCCGCACATGCGCGCCGGGCCTGCGAAAGTGCCCTTGCGATGTTTGATGCGCTTGAACATCTGAATGCGCGCCGTGCAGAAGAAGCGACCGAGGAAGGCCAGGACTATCTGCCACTGAATATCGGGATCGGGATCAATAGCGGCAATTGCCTTGTCGGCAATATGGGGTCTGATCAGCGGTTTGATTATTCGGTGCTGGGCGATGCGGTCAATCTGGCTTCACGGCTTGAGGGACAGTCAAAAAATTACGGTGTCGGCATTGTCATTGGCGAGGAAACGGCAAGACAGGCGGCGGATGGTTTCGCCATCCTTGAGCTTGACCTGATTGCCGTGAAGGGCAAAAGCGAGGCGGTGCGCATCTTTACCCTTCTGGGCGACAGTACGATTGCCCATAGCGCGGAATTTGCCGACCTGCTTGACCGCCATATGGAGATGATCCAGAGCTATCGATTGCAGGATTGGGATGGTACGGAACGACTGATTGATGAATGCATCAATCTTGCGACCGACATGATCGGGCAATTTGACCTTGCGGGGCTTTA
- a CDS encoding FecR family protein, whose product MRIAVLSGAAVLASVTMAQAERSGEMAGVSAAVRGEVLLAQSVGEVGVLVESGMPVYLGDRITTSAHSGMQILLLDETVFTIGPNSDLAIDEFVYDPVTGDGRIVADMARGVVRFVTGKIPLKNPSSMDVNLPVGSIGIRGTIGLIRSVSADEANQIVPGSFDFSSDGNNSGTGPQIFMAVNQGPGLSRNDTTSRPGAFAVFDQNGNSENVTGENFGVFVANNKVTEPIRFPESLATFDFSRALVRTASNSQNEGGSTASSASASGGNSLTTQQTRQATTQTGSTMASTLDVAMAQVSSTNAGGSVTDAATALNQIEKTTQNNGGGTDNGNDPFTYDALRLVSSASASTGTLDVTGGAVSYSFATTIDYANRKISVNFSGINDGTATGGSASFSGFDYDNSISGAVKFDSSHFLYNEACNTMNCNPSATFTDATHVDFNVKTTAAPDGNASSGTLTP is encoded by the coding sequence TTGCGGATTGCAGTCCTTTCAGGGGCGGCAGTTCTGGCCAGTGTCACGATGGCGCAGGCCGAACGCAGCGGTGAAATGGCGGGGGTTTCTGCTGCGGTCAGGGGCGAGGTGCTTCTGGCGCAGTCGGTTGGCGAGGTTGGCGTGCTGGTTGAAAGCGGCATGCCGGTTTACCTTGGCGACCGCATCACCACATCGGCCCATTCAGGCATGCAGATCCTGTTGCTTGATGAAACGGTGTTTACCATCGGCCCGAACAGCGACCTTGCGATTGATGAATTCGTTTATGACCCGGTGACCGGCGATGGCAGGATCGTTGCCGATATGGCGCGCGGCGTCGTGCGGTTTGTCACCGGTAAAATCCCGCTTAAAAATCCATCAAGCATGGATGTCAATCTGCCGGTCGGATCGATTGGCATTCGCGGCACCATCGGGCTGATCCGGTCGGTTTCAGCCGATGAAGCCAACCAGATCGTGCCGGGCAGTTTTGATTTTTCAAGCGATGGAAACAATAGCGGCACAGGCCCGCAGATTTTCATGGCGGTCAATCAGGGGCCGGGCCTTTCGCGCAATGACACCACATCGCGCCCCGGTGCCTTTGCCGTGTTTGACCAGAACGGCAACAGTGAAAACGTGACCGGCGAGAATTTCGGTGTGTTTGTTGCCAACAACAAGGTCACCGAACCGATCCGCTTCCCGGAGAGCCTTGCAACATTCGACTTTTCGCGCGCATTGGTGCGCACGGCATCGAACAGCCAGAACGAGGGCGGCAGCACAGCATCCTCCGCGTCTGCATCGGGTGGCAACAGCCTGACGACACAGCAGACCCGTCAGGCAACAACGCAAACCGGATCAACCATGGCCTCGACACTTGACGTCGCCATGGCGCAGGTATCGAGCACGAATGCCGGGGGCAGTGTCACGGATGCCGCCACGGCCTTGAACCAGATTGAAAAAACCACGCAGAATAATGGTGGTGGCACCGATAATGGCAACGATCCATTCACCTATGATGCGCTTCGTCTCGTATCAAGCGCATCAGCTTCCACCGGTACTTTGGACGTTACAGGCGGTGCTGTTTCATACTCGTTTGCCACCACGATTGACTACGCGAACCGCAAGATTAGCGTCAATTTCAGCGGTATAAATGATGGTACAGCTACGGGGGGATCCGCTTCTTTCTCTGGGTTTGATTACGACAATTCAATTAGCGGCGCCGTAAAATTCGATTCTAGCCATTTCCTTTATAACGAAGCATGCAATACGATGAACTGCAACCCGTCCGCTACATTTACTGATGCAACGCATGTGGATTTCAATGTTAAAACCACAGCGGCCCCCGACGGAAACGCATCGTCAGGTACGTTGACCCCATAG
- a CDS encoding tetratricopeptide repeat protein — protein MKSLRWRCGTGLIVLCGMLITGATTTSAQQSVDVRTDEARNFIGDFTQIMDAAERSRLLLQTDDGSDISFADVLASPDDVVLNFRWAKAQIARGDVRGASATLERILVLDPDLAAVRLYYAIVLYRLDSLDEARAQFERLRAMNVSPDVAADIDRYLSAIETRRKRLHQYLTVTFGSQIDSNRNAAPSDKQQLVTGTLTNITASEDKPRNDIAHIGAMRYDISYDLGYQEGHEVFAALTGYGSDQVQIDSLDLGSFSVDLGARIRGGYFSLTPVINQTVQSLSREKYLTSRSGRLRADWNIRPDTNLYTEVSYADERYQNTTESSALRLHSGQRYGARTGVNYAWSPSNRTTIDLNAGKKEAARNFNSYDSLSAELIHAYLFGGGSYISGGVRYGLDQYRDPDFLVTGNSPQHRQDRTTRLRLTYGAPLSQMLPDDLFGDSKTAGQIYAFLAPINWSVTGEYLNTESNIPNYEYHNARAQFFLTRRWEF, from the coding sequence TTGAAATCGCTCAGATGGCGGTGCGGCACGGGTTTGATTGTCCTGTGCGGCATGCTGATAACAGGCGCGACAACAACAAGCGCACAGCAAAGTGTCGATGTCCGTACAGATGAAGCCCGGAATTTCATTGGCGATTTTACGCAGATCATGGATGCGGCGGAACGATCACGCCTTTTGCTTCAGACCGATGATGGCAGCGATATCAGCTTTGCCGATGTTCTGGCCAGTCCCGATGATGTTGTCCTGAATTTCCGCTGGGCCAAGGCGCAGATTGCGCGCGGGGATGTCCGCGGGGCGTCGGCGACACTGGAACGCATCCTTGTGCTTGATCCCGATCTTGCCGCAGTCCGGCTTTATTACGCGATTGTGCTTTATCGGCTTGATAGCCTTGATGAAGCCCGCGCGCAGTTTGAACGCCTGCGGGCAATGAATGTATCGCCCGATGTTGCGGCCGATATCGACCGATACCTTTCGGCGATTGAGACACGGCGCAAGCGGCTTCATCAGTATCTGACCGTGACCTTTGGCAGCCAGATTGACAGCAACCGCAATGCCGCACCGTCTGACAAGCAGCAGCTTGTTACCGGGACCCTGACCAACATCACGGCATCCGAGGACAAGCCGCGCAACGATATCGCCCATATCGGGGCGATGCGTTATGACATCAGCTATGACCTTGGCTATCAGGAAGGGCACGAGGTTTTTGCCGCCCTGACCGGCTATGGCAGCGATCAGGTGCAGATTGACAGCCTTGATCTGGGGTCGTTCTCGGTTGACCTTGGCGCGCGTATCCGCGGCGGATATTTCAGCCTGACCCCGGTGATAAACCAGACGGTGCAGTCGCTTTCGCGGGAAAAATACCTGACATCGCGAAGCGGCCGATTGCGTGCGGACTGGAACATCCGGCCTGATACCAATCTTTACACCGAAGTCAGCTATGCCGATGAACGGTATCAGAATACGACGGAATCAAGTGCGCTTCGGCTGCATTCCGGGCAGCGATATGGCGCACGAACCGGGGTGAATTACGCCTGGAGCCCGTCAAACCGCACGACGATTGATCTTAATGCGGGTAAAAAGGAAGCCGCACGCAATTTCAACAGTTATGACAGCTTGAGTGCGGAACTGATCCATGCTTATCTGTTTGGCGGGGGAAGTTATATCAGCGGAGGTGTTCGCTATGGTCTTGATCAATATCGCGATCCGGACTTTCTGGTGACCGGCAATTCGCCGCAACACCGACAGGACCGGACGACGAGATTGCGACTGACCTATGGTGCGCCGCTTTCGCAAATGCTGCCAGATGACTTGTTTGGGGATAGCAAAACGGCAGGACAGATATATGCCTTTCTGGCACCGATCAACTGGTCGGTCACCGGTGAATATCTGAACACAGAATCAAACATTCCCAATTACGAATATCATAACGCGCGCGCGCAGTTTTTCCTGACGCGCCGTTGGGAATTCTAA
- the tldD gene encoding metalloprotease TldD: MTDLSKTDSLFFANGDLDRDRLEKQVNDALGAAEDGELFLEYRQSESLTWDDGRLRSANFDTAQGFGLRAVADEATAFSHSNELSNDAVGRAAETVKAVGNGRSGKVDLGSIGTNVSLYSDVNPLGEATFEAKVDLLGKIDAYARAKDPRVVQVSASISGNWQAVQIWRSGGQRIGDIRPLVRFNVSVVVKQGDRMETGSHGQGGRIGYDGFFEEKSWKSAVDEALRQATLNLESVAAPAGEMTVVLGPGWPGILLHEAIGHGLEGDFNRKGTSAFAGLLGQRIASPGVTVVDDGTIHDRRGSLSIDDEGTPTQRTVLIEDGILKGFMQDRLNARLTGVKSTGNGRRQSYAHAPMPRMTNTYMLGGDKDPGEILASVKKGIYAVNFGGGQVDITSGKFVFSASEAYLIENGKLGAPVKGATLIGNGPDSLTKVSMIGNDMKLDDGIGTCGKDGQGVPVGVGQPTLRIDGLTVGGTAV, encoded by the coding sequence ATGACCGATCTGAGCAAAACCGACAGCCTGTTTTTCGCCAATGGCGACCTTGATCGCGACCGGCTTGAAAAGCAGGTCAATGATGCGCTGGGTGCGGCGGAAGACGGGGAACTTTTCCTTGAATACCGGCAGTCCGAAAGCCTGACATGGGATGATGGCCGCCTGCGCAGTGCGAATTTCGATACCGCACAGGGTTTTGGCCTGCGTGCGGTTGCCGATGAGGCCACCGCCTTTTCGCATTCCAACGAACTTTCCAATGATGCGGTTGGCCGTGCGGCCGAAACCGTCAAGGCGGTTGGCAATGGCCGTTCGGGCAAGGTCGACCTGGGATCAATCGGCACCAACGTGTCGCTTTATTCCGATGTCAATCCGCTGGGCGAGGCAACGTTTGAGGCGAAGGTTGATCTGCTGGGCAAGATCGATGCCTATGCGCGCGCCAAGGACCCGCGTGTGGTACAGGTTTCCGCATCGATTTCAGGCAACTGGCAGGCAGTACAGATCTGGCGCAGTGGCGGACAGCGGATTGGCGATATTCGCCCGCTGGTGCGGTTTAACGTATCGGTCGTCGTCAAGCAGGGCGACCGCATGGAAACCGGATCGCATGGTCAGGGTGGACGCATTGGCTATGACGGGTTCTTTGAAGAAAAAAGCTGGAAATCCGCAGTTGACGAAGCATTGCGTCAGGCGACGCTGAACCTTGAATCGGTTGCCGCCCCTGCGGGCGAGATGACCGTGGTGCTTGGTCCGGGCTGGCCGGGGATTTTGCTGCATGAAGCCATCGGTCACGGGCTTGAGGGCGATTTCAACCGCAAGGGCACATCGGCCTTTGCCGGTTTGCTTGGTCAGCGGATTGCATCGCCGGGGGTCACGGTTGTTGATGACGGCACGATCCATGATCGCCGCGGGTCGCTTTCGATTGATGATGAAGGCACCCCGACGCAGCGCACGGTCCTGATCGAGGATGGCATCCTGAAGGGCTTCATGCAGGACCGGTTGAATGCGCGCCTGACGGGGGTGAAATCCACCGGCAACGGGCGGCGTCAATCCTATGCCCATGCGCCGATGCCGCGCATGACCAATACCTATATGCTGGGCGGTGACAAGGACCCGGGCGAAATCCTGGCGTCGGTCAAGAAAGGCATTTATGCGGTCAATTTCGGCGGCGGACAGGTCGATATCACATCGGGCAAGTTCGTGTTTTCCGCATCCGAGGCCTATCTGATCGAAAACGGCAAGCTTGGCGCACCGGTCAAGGGGGCGACCCTGATTGGTAATGGCCCCGATAGCCTGACCAAGGTTTCCATGATCGGCAATGACATGAAGCTTGATGACGGGATCGGAACGTGTGGCAAGGATGGCCAGGGTGTTCCGGTCGGTGTTGGTCAGCCAACACTTCGCATTGATGGTTTGACTGTTGGTGGCACGGCCGTTTAG
- a CDS encoding DUF3422 family protein — protein sequence MFVEHPQRVALHNEIHARPFGGVQSPARCTCIAFHAGEELDTDVRDHFQGFCQRYSLTPPAPDQKYYEAQCDGFSVIWERHAEFTVYVFKRQAAFDHPFDDPVINLIPQDWLEATPGQLLVGLHIAMDRDERSSDEVSRLFDHNGLTGSRVLGGTAMVWTDFRLHGDGFGRILIRDQGLEVLQAGRLIQRLKEIEVYRMMALLAFPLAHCATPKVSEIDTRLSSITAEMASKSHTDDEGTLQKLTDLAAQTEEMAASLNYRFSAARAYYRILQARLVELREERVEGLQTMTEFMERRLAPAMRTCQNIGDRLEVLSKRVARANNLLRTRVDILLEAQNRDLLASMDRRVKLQLRLQQTVEGLSVAAITYYAVGLLGYLFKALKDTGLPINDRVATGIAVPVVLAAIWISMRRIRKVLHREEG from the coding sequence ATGTTTGTTGAACATCCCCAGCGTGTCGCCCTTCATAACGAAATCCATGCCCGCCCGTTTGGCGGGGTACAAAGCCCGGCCCGCTGCACCTGCATCGCCTTTCACGCGGGCGAGGAGCTTGATACCGATGTCCGCGACCATTTTCAGGGCTTCTGTCAACGATACAGCCTGACACCCCCGGCACCCGATCAGAAATATTACGAAGCCCAGTGCGACGGCTTTTCCGTCATCTGGGAACGCCACGCGGAATTCACCGTCTATGTCTTCAAACGCCAGGCCGCCTTTGATCATCCGTTTGATGATCCGGTCATCAACCTGATCCCGCAGGACTGGCTTGAAGCCACGCCGGGGCAGCTTCTGGTGGGCTTGCACATCGCGATGGACCGCGACGAACGCTCGTCTGATGAAGTATCGCGCCTGTTTGATCATAACGGCCTGACCGGCAGCCGCGTTCTGGGTGGTACGGCGATGGTCTGGACCGATTTTCGCCTGCATGGCGATGGCTTTGGCCGCATCCTGATCCGCGATCAGGGTCTTGAGGTCCTGCAGGCCGGGCGTCTGATCCAGCGCCTCAAGGAAATCGAGGTCTATCGCATGATGGCTTTGCTGGCCTTTCCGCTGGCCCATTGCGCAACGCCCAAGGTCTCGGAAATCGATACCCGCCTGTCATCGATCACCGCCGAAATGGCCAGCAAATCGCACACCGACGATGAAGGCACCCTGCAAAAACTGACCGACCTTGCCGCCCAGACCGAAGAAATGGCCGCATCGCTGAATTACCGGTTCAGTGCGGCGCGCGCCTATTACCGCATTTTGCAGGCGCGCCTTGTCGAACTGCGCGAAGAACGCGTCGAAGGCCTGCAAACCATGACCGAGTTTATGGAACGCCGTCTGGCACCGGCAATGCGCACCTGCCAGAATATCGGGGACCGCCTCGAAGTGCTGTCGAAACGGGTGGCCCGTGCCAACAACCTTCTGCGCACAAGGGTCGATATCCTGCTCGAAGCCCAAAACCGTGACCTGCTCGCCAGCATGGACCGCCGTGTGAAACTGCAACTGCGCCTGCAACAAACCGTCGAAGGCCTGTCGGTGGCGGCGATCACCTATTACGCCGTCGGGCTTCTGGGATATCTGTTTAAGGCGCTAAAGGATACCGGCCTTCCGATCAACGACCGCGTCGCCACCGGCATCGCCGTGCCGGTGGTGCTGGCGGCGATCTGGATATCGATGCGCCGGATCAGGAAGGTGCTGCATCGGGAGGAGGGGTGA
- a CDS encoding class I SAM-dependent DNA methyltransferase — translation MTPAEFIKKWNNVELKERTASQSHFNDLCKLLGIDDPITADPKGEWFTFEKGASKTGGGEGWADVWRKDSFAWEYKGKRANLDKAFDQLLQYSIALENPPLLIVSDMDVIRLHTNWTNTVQNVHKIQLKDLTDAANRDLLRNAFVNPDKLKPTKTRQLVTEEAAQRFANLAQRLRSRGQEPKEVAHFINRLVFCMFAEDVDLLPNKMFERMIKAALPEPDTFAIHAKSLFGAMRAGGLVGFEKVDWFNGGLFDNDDVLPLGRDDLVELVMAAKLDWSDIDPSILGTLFERGLDPEKRSQLGAHYTDRDKIMQIVMPVIVEPLLAEWAEVKAQIENLIDKAPKATKEKLLRGKELATRTRALGKAEKLHVQFLERLKAFRVLDPACGSGNFLYIALLELKNIEHRVNLEAEALGLPRGFPQLGPECVLGIELSGYATELARVSVWIGEIQWMRRNGFEASKNPILRTLDTIEHRDALLNTDNTRAAWPKADVVIGNPPFLGNKKMIKELGEGYTVNLRKAYNETPGGVDLVSYWFVKVWSQMLTNDLVRAGLVSTNSIRSGTNREVLKPIADAGLIFEAWADEEWTVDGADVRVSLVCFDCKKSDNKKPARLNGIEVAEIYSDLSAARGGVDITRAAKLRINKGVAFQGPVKVGPFDIPGNLAREWLAAPRNPNGRGNSEVIFPLLNGADITKRDSGRWIINFSEMSEVDAAFFEKPFEYVKAIVKPLRDKNKDKQRREKWWRLGRSGADLKAATEGLSRAIFSPRVSKHRLFVWANSNIVPDSRVVTIARDDEVTFGVLHSQFHEIWSLALGGWHGVGNDPQYTPSLGFETFPFPEGLTPNIPAADYDSDPRAIQIAAAAAQLNELRESWLNPADLVKYVPEVVPGYPDRILPKDEIAAKQLTERTLNNLYNARPAWLDHAHKVLDEAVAEAYGWGNDWRAGRLTEDEILARLFNLNQTRAEAEAKVKAKG, via the coding sequence ATGACGCCAGCTGAGTTCATCAAAAAGTGGAACAATGTTGAGCTCAAAGAGCGGACAGCATCCCAATCTCATTTTAATGATCTTTGTAAACTTTTGGGGATCGACGATCCGATCACGGCTGATCCTAAAGGTGAATGGTTTACCTTTGAAAAAGGTGCATCTAAAACCGGAGGGGGCGAAGGTTGGGCCGACGTTTGGCGCAAGGATAGCTTTGCATGGGAATACAAGGGCAAGCGCGCTAACCTGGACAAGGCGTTTGATCAGTTATTGCAATATTCTATCGCGCTAGAAAACCCACCGCTATTGATCGTGTCTGATATGGACGTAATTCGGCTGCACACAAACTGGACTAATACTGTTCAGAATGTACATAAGATCCAGCTTAAAGACCTTACTGATGCAGCCAACCGGGACCTGTTGAGAAACGCTTTCGTCAATCCGGATAAACTGAAGCCAACTAAGACCCGGCAATTAGTCACAGAAGAAGCAGCTCAGAGGTTTGCCAATTTGGCACAGCGACTTCGCAGCCGTGGTCAAGAGCCCAAAGAGGTTGCGCATTTCATCAACCGACTTGTGTTTTGTATGTTTGCAGAAGATGTGGATCTTCTTCCAAACAAGATGTTTGAACGAATGATCAAAGCCGCCCTTCCTGAACCGGATACCTTTGCCATTCATGCTAAATCCCTGTTCGGGGCAATGAGGGCCGGCGGACTTGTCGGCTTTGAAAAGGTTGACTGGTTCAACGGTGGGCTATTTGACAACGATGACGTCTTGCCTTTGGGGCGCGATGACCTAGTTGAATTGGTTATGGCAGCGAAATTAGATTGGTCTGATATTGATCCTTCTATTCTTGGCACATTGTTTGAGCGTGGGTTGGATCCAGAGAAGCGAAGTCAGCTTGGAGCGCACTACACTGACCGCGACAAAATTATGCAGATCGTTATGCCGGTGATTGTCGAGCCGCTTTTGGCTGAATGGGCAGAAGTAAAGGCTCAGATTGAAAACCTGATAGATAAAGCTCCAAAAGCTACAAAAGAAAAATTGCTCCGTGGCAAGGAGCTTGCGACACGTACCCGCGCGCTTGGTAAAGCTGAAAAATTGCACGTGCAATTTCTTGAGCGACTCAAAGCGTTTCGGGTCCTCGACCCGGCCTGCGGTTCCGGGAACTTTCTTTACATAGCACTGTTGGAACTGAAGAATATCGAACACCGGGTGAACTTAGAAGCGGAGGCTCTAGGCTTGCCTCGCGGTTTTCCGCAGCTTGGCCCAGAATGTGTCTTGGGGATTGAGCTATCCGGTTATGCTACTGAACTAGCGCGTGTTTCAGTCTGGATTGGCGAAATCCAGTGGATGCGTCGAAACGGATTTGAGGCGTCAAAGAACCCGATCTTGCGTACACTGGACACGATTGAGCATCGAGATGCTTTGTTAAATACTGACAATACTCGGGCTGCGTGGCCTAAGGCCGACGTAGTGATTGGGAACCCGCCCTTCTTGGGTAATAAGAAGATGATCAAGGAACTCGGAGAGGGCTATACAGTAAACTTACGCAAGGCTTACAATGAAACCCCCGGTGGGGTCGACCTTGTATCATACTGGTTTGTAAAGGTTTGGTCGCAGATGTTGACCAATGATTTGGTACGTGCAGGCTTGGTTTCAACAAACTCAATACGGAGCGGAACTAATCGAGAGGTTCTCAAACCGATTGCCGATGCGGGACTAATTTTCGAGGCTTGGGCTGACGAAGAGTGGACGGTAGATGGTGCGGATGTACGAGTGTCCCTTGTGTGTTTTGATTGCAAAAAAAGTGATAATAAAAAGCCTGCTCGCTTAAATGGCATTGAAGTTGCTGAAATTTACTCCGACTTATCAGCAGCGCGTGGCGGCGTGGATATTACAAGAGCAGCAAAACTTAGAATCAACAAAGGCGTTGCATTCCAAGGGCCTGTAAAAGTAGGGCCATTTGATATTCCTGGTAACTTAGCAAGGGAATGGTTAGCGGCGCCGAGGAATCCAAATGGAAGAGGGAACAGTGAAGTCATCTTTCCACTCCTGAATGGGGCAGATATAACTAAACGCGATAGCGGTCGATGGATCATTAATTTCTCAGAAATGTCAGAAGTAGATGCAGCTTTCTTTGAAAAACCATTCGAATACGTAAAAGCGATCGTGAAACCTTTACGAGACAAAAATAAAGATAAGCAGAGACGCGAAAAGTGGTGGCGATTGGGGAGGTCTGGAGCGGATTTAAAGGCTGCTACAGAGGGGCTTTCTCGGGCAATATTTAGCCCACGTGTTTCAAAGCATCGTTTGTTCGTCTGGGCGAACTCCAATATCGTGCCAGATAGTCGCGTCGTGACCATTGCTCGCGATGACGAAGTAACTTTTGGAGTTTTGCACTCCCAGTTTCATGAAATCTGGTCGCTAGCGTTGGGAGGCTGGCATGGTGTTGGCAATGATCCGCAGTATACCCCGTCTTTAGGATTTGAAACCTTCCCCTTTCCAGAAGGCCTGACCCCTAATATTCCTGCCGCCGACTACGATTCGGATCCTCGCGCCATTCAAATCGCCGCTGCCGCCGCTCAGCTGAATGAGTTGAGGGAAAGCTGGCTGAATCCTGCTGATCTGGTGAAATATGTCCCAGAGGTTGTGCCGGGCTATCCAGATCGTATTTTGCCCAAGGATGAAATCGCTGCCAAGCAGCTCACCGAGCGCACTTTAAACAATCTCTATAATGCCCGGCCGGCATGGCTTGATCACGCCCATAAGGTGCTGGATGAGGCGGTAGCAGAAGCTTACGGATGGGGTAATGATTGGCGTGCGGGTCGCTTGACTGAAGATGAAATCTTGGCACGCCTTTTCAATCTGAACCAAACCCGCGCTGAGGCGGAGGCAAAAGTAAAAGCCAAGGGATAA